Genomic DNA from Streptomyces sp. NBC_01571:
CCAGTCCTCCGGTCGTTCGACCTGCTCGAGTCGGAGGATCTGCCCGGTACGGCTGTAGCGGCGGATCCGGGGCAGCGGCGGGTAGTAGGCGTGGACGGAGATCGCGTGCTCCTCGGTGGACTCGTTGAGCACCTCGTGCACATGGTGGCGGCCGAAGGAACGGCCCTTGCCGGCCGGCAGCCGCCGCTCGCGGTCCACGTCCCCGGTCAGTTCGAGGGTCTTCCAGCCGTCGGTGGGCAGCCGTGCGGCGAGCGAGTACTCCCTGAGCTCGCCGGCCGCGGTGACGAAGGCGCCGACCGAGTCGGCGTGGTCGTGCCAGCCGGTTCCGGTGCCGGGGGGCCAGCCGATGAGCCAGGCCTCGCTGCCACCCGGGCCTTCCAGACGGACCCAGGTACGGCCCTGGGGATCGAGCGGAAGCGAGGCGACCAACTCGGTGTCGGCGGCGGCGCGGCGCACGAAGTCGAGCAGGTCGGCCTGCGAGGGAGCTTGTGGGGGCGCTGAGACAGAGGGGGAGACAGACACTTGTACCGTCCTGAGGGTTCGCGAGGGGCGCGCGGCAGCAAGGAGGGCGCGCACGGGGAGA
This window encodes:
- a CDS encoding cysteine dioxygenase, coding for MSVSPSVSAPPQAPSQADLLDFVRRAAADTELVASLPLDPQGRTWVRLEGPGGSEAWLIGWPPGTGTGWHDHADSVGAFVTAAGELREYSLAARLPTDGWKTLELTGDVDRERRLPAGKGRSFGRHHVHEVLNESTEEHAISVHAYYPPLPRIRRYSRTGQILRLEQVERPEDWQ